A genomic window from Macaca mulatta isolate MMU2019108-1 chromosome 19, T2T-MMU8v2.0, whole genome shotgun sequence includes:
- the LOC106994882 gene encoding uncharacterized protein LOC106994882 isoform X1, translating to MAAAALRLPAQQGTVAFEDVAVNFSQEEWSLLSEVQRCLYHDVMLENWVLISSLGYWCGSEDEEAPSKRNILHLADHQGTHHKQKLHRCEDWGNKLYDSSNHQHQNQYLGEKPYRSSVEEALFVKRCKFHVSEESSVFIQSGKDFLLSSGLLQQEATHTGEKSNSKPECESPFQGGNTHYSSGECMKHSGTKHILVQQQRLLPREECYCCECGKSFIKYDSFSNHQRGHTGKRPYECGECGKSFSHKGSLVQHQRVHTGERPYECGECGKSFSQNGTLIKHQRVHTGERPYECEECGKCFTQKGNLIQHQRGHTSERPYECEECGKCFSQKGTLTEHHRVHTRERPYECGECGKSFSRKGHLSNHQRGHTGERPYECGECGKSFSRKGNLIQHQRSHTGERPYECRDCRKLFRGKSHLIEHQRVHTGERPYECNECGKSFLDSSGFRVHQRVHTGEKPFECSECGKSFPQSCSLLRHRRVHTGERPYECGECGKSFHQSSSLLRHQKIHTAERPYECRECGKFFSSLLEHRRVHTGERPYECSECGKTFTRRSAHFKHQRLHTRGKPYECSECGKSFAETFSLTEHRRVHTGERPYGCSECGKSFHRSSSLLRHQRVHTEKSPYK from the coding sequence GTTATTGGTGTGGATCGGAAGATGAGGAGGCACCTTCTAAGCGGAACATTTTGCACTTGGCAGATCATCAGGGGACACATCACAAGCAGAAACTGCACAGGTGTGAGGATTGGGGGAATAAATTGTATGATAGTTCAAACCATCAGCACCAGAATCAGTACcttggagagaaaccctatagAAGCAGTGTTGAAGAAGCATTGTTTGTGAAGAGGTGTAAGTTCCATGTGTCAGAGGAGTCATCTGTCTTCATtcagagtgggaaggactttttGCTCAGCTCAGGATTACTGCAACAGGAGGCCACTCACACTGGGGAGAAGTCAAACAGCAAACCTGAGTGTGAGTCTCCCTTTCAGGGGGGAAATACTCATTACAGCTCTGGAGAATGCATGAAACATTCTGGCACCAAACACATACTTGTTCAACAGCAGAGACTTCTCCCTAGAGAAGAATGTTATTGCTGCGAATGTGGGAAATCCTTTATTAAATATGATAGCTTCAGTAATCATCAGAGAGGTCATACTGGGAAAAGACCTTATGAATGTGGAGAATGTGGGAAATCTTTTAGTCATAAGGGCAGCCTTGTTCAGCATCAACGAGTTCATACTGGAGAAAGACCTTATGAGTGTGGAGAATGTGGGAAATCTTTTAGTCAAAATGGCACCCTCATTAAACATCAAcgagttcacactggagaaagacctTATGAGTGTGAAGAATGTGGGAAATGTTTTACTCAAAAGGGCAATCTGATTCAACATCAACGAGGTCACACTAGTGAAAGACCTTATGAgtgtgaagaatgtggaaaatGTTTTAGTCAAAAGGGCACCCTCACTGAACATCATCGAGTTCACACTAGAGAAAGACCTTATGAGTGTGGAGAATGTGGGAAATCTTTTAGTCGAAAGGGACACCTTAGCAACCATCAGCGAGgtcacactggagaaagacctTATGAGTGTGGAGAATGTGGGAAATCTTTTAGTCGAAAGGGCAACCTCATTCAGCATCAGCGAAGCCACACTGGAGAAAGGCCTTACGAGTGTAGAGACTGTAGGAAATTATTTAGGGGCAAGTCCCACCTCATTGAACACCagagagttcacactggagaaaggccatatgaatgtaatgaatgtgggaaatcATTTCTAGACAGCTCTGGGTTTCGTGTTCATCagagagttcacactggagaaaaaccgTTTGagtgcagtgaatgtgggaaatcATTTCCTCAAAGCTGTTCCCTTCTTCGACATAGGAGAGTTCATACTGGAGAAAGGCCTTATGAGTGTGGAGAATGTGGAAAGTCATTTCATCAGAGCTCTTCCCTCCTTCGACATCAGAAAATTCACACTGCAGAAAGACCTTATGAGTGCAGAGAATGTGGGAAATTCTTCTCCAGTCTCCTTGAACACAGgagagttcacactggagaaaggccttatgaatgcagtgaatgtggaaaaaCATTTACTCGAAGATCTGCGCATTTTAAACATCAGAGACTTCATACTCGAGGAAAGCCTTATGagtgcagtgaatgtgggaaatcCTTTGCTGAAACGTTCAGTCTTACTGAACACAGgagagttcacactggagaaaggccttatgggtgcagtgaatgtggaaaatCATTTCATCGAAGCTCTTCTCTCCTTCGACATCAGAGAGTTCACACAGAAAAAAGTCCTTACAAGtga
- the LOC106994882 gene encoding uncharacterized protein LOC106994882 isoform X3, which yields MLENWVLISSLGYWCGSEDEEAPSKRNILHLADHQGTHHKQKLHRCEDWGNKLYDSSNHQHQNQYLGEKPYRSSVEEALFVKRCKFHVSEESSVFIQSGKDFLLSSGLLQQEATHTGEKSNSKPECESPFQGGNTHYSSGECMKHSGTKHILVQQQRLLPREECYCCECGKSFIKYDSFSNHQRGHTGKRPYECGECGKSFSHKGSLVQHQRVHTGERPYECGECGKSFSQNGTLIKHQRVHTGERPYECEECGKCFTQKGNLIQHQRGHTSERPYECEECGKCFSQKGTLTEHHRVHTRERPYECGECGKSFSRKGHLSNHQRGHTGERPYECGECGKSFSRKGNLIQHQRSHTGERPYECRDCRKLFRGKSHLIEHQRVHTGERPYECNECGKSFLDSSGFRVHQRVHTGEKPFECSECGKSFPQSCSLLRHRRVHTGERPYECGECGKSFHQSSSLLRHQKIHTAERPYECRECGKFFSSLLEHRRVHTGERPYECSECGKTFTRRSAHFKHQRLHTRGKPYECSECGKSFAETFSLTEHRRVHTGERPYGCSECGKSFHRSSSLLRHQRVHTEKSPYK from the coding sequence GTTATTGGTGTGGATCGGAAGATGAGGAGGCACCTTCTAAGCGGAACATTTTGCACTTGGCAGATCATCAGGGGACACATCACAAGCAGAAACTGCACAGGTGTGAGGATTGGGGGAATAAATTGTATGATAGTTCAAACCATCAGCACCAGAATCAGTACcttggagagaaaccctatagAAGCAGTGTTGAAGAAGCATTGTTTGTGAAGAGGTGTAAGTTCCATGTGTCAGAGGAGTCATCTGTCTTCATtcagagtgggaaggactttttGCTCAGCTCAGGATTACTGCAACAGGAGGCCACTCACACTGGGGAGAAGTCAAACAGCAAACCTGAGTGTGAGTCTCCCTTTCAGGGGGGAAATACTCATTACAGCTCTGGAGAATGCATGAAACATTCTGGCACCAAACACATACTTGTTCAACAGCAGAGACTTCTCCCTAGAGAAGAATGTTATTGCTGCGAATGTGGGAAATCCTTTATTAAATATGATAGCTTCAGTAATCATCAGAGAGGTCATACTGGGAAAAGACCTTATGAATGTGGAGAATGTGGGAAATCTTTTAGTCATAAGGGCAGCCTTGTTCAGCATCAACGAGTTCATACTGGAGAAAGACCTTATGAGTGTGGAGAATGTGGGAAATCTTTTAGTCAAAATGGCACCCTCATTAAACATCAAcgagttcacactggagaaagacctTATGAGTGTGAAGAATGTGGGAAATGTTTTACTCAAAAGGGCAATCTGATTCAACATCAACGAGGTCACACTAGTGAAAGACCTTATGAgtgtgaagaatgtggaaaatGTTTTAGTCAAAAGGGCACCCTCACTGAACATCATCGAGTTCACACTAGAGAAAGACCTTATGAGTGTGGAGAATGTGGGAAATCTTTTAGTCGAAAGGGACACCTTAGCAACCATCAGCGAGgtcacactggagaaagacctTATGAGTGTGGAGAATGTGGGAAATCTTTTAGTCGAAAGGGCAACCTCATTCAGCATCAGCGAAGCCACACTGGAGAAAGGCCTTACGAGTGTAGAGACTGTAGGAAATTATTTAGGGGCAAGTCCCACCTCATTGAACACCagagagttcacactggagaaaggccatatgaatgtaatgaatgtgggaaatcATTTCTAGACAGCTCTGGGTTTCGTGTTCATCagagagttcacactggagaaaaaccgTTTGagtgcagtgaatgtgggaaatcATTTCCTCAAAGCTGTTCCCTTCTTCGACATAGGAGAGTTCATACTGGAGAAAGGCCTTATGAGTGTGGAGAATGTGGAAAGTCATTTCATCAGAGCTCTTCCCTCCTTCGACATCAGAAAATTCACACTGCAGAAAGACCTTATGAGTGCAGAGAATGTGGGAAATTCTTCTCCAGTCTCCTTGAACACAGgagagttcacactggagaaaggccttatgaatgcagtgaatgtggaaaaaCATTTACTCGAAGATCTGCGCATTTTAAACATCAGAGACTTCATACTCGAGGAAAGCCTTATGagtgcagtgaatgtgggaaatcCTTTGCTGAAACGTTCAGTCTTACTGAACACAGgagagttcacactggagaaaggccttatgggtgcagtgaatgtggaaaatCATTTCATCGAAGCTCTTCTCTCCTTCGACATCAGAGAGTTCACACAGAAAAAAGTCCTTACAAGtga
- the LOC106994882 gene encoding uncharacterized protein LOC106994882 isoform X2: MAAAALRLPAQGTVAFEDVAVNFSQEEWSLLSEVQRCLYHDVMLENWVLISSLGYWCGSEDEEAPSKRNILHLADHQGTHHKQKLHRCEDWGNKLYDSSNHQHQNQYLGEKPYRSSVEEALFVKRCKFHVSEESSVFIQSGKDFLLSSGLLQQEATHTGEKSNSKPECESPFQGGNTHYSSGECMKHSGTKHILVQQQRLLPREECYCCECGKSFIKYDSFSNHQRGHTGKRPYECGECGKSFSHKGSLVQHQRVHTGERPYECGECGKSFSQNGTLIKHQRVHTGERPYECEECGKCFTQKGNLIQHQRGHTSERPYECEECGKCFSQKGTLTEHHRVHTRERPYECGECGKSFSRKGHLSNHQRGHTGERPYECGECGKSFSRKGNLIQHQRSHTGERPYECRDCRKLFRGKSHLIEHQRVHTGERPYECNECGKSFLDSSGFRVHQRVHTGEKPFECSECGKSFPQSCSLLRHRRVHTGERPYECGECGKSFHQSSSLLRHQKIHTAERPYECRECGKFFSSLLEHRRVHTGERPYECSECGKTFTRRSAHFKHQRLHTRGKPYECSECGKSFAETFSLTEHRRVHTGERPYGCSECGKSFHRSSSLLRHQRVHTEKSPYK, translated from the coding sequence GTTATTGGTGTGGATCGGAAGATGAGGAGGCACCTTCTAAGCGGAACATTTTGCACTTGGCAGATCATCAGGGGACACATCACAAGCAGAAACTGCACAGGTGTGAGGATTGGGGGAATAAATTGTATGATAGTTCAAACCATCAGCACCAGAATCAGTACcttggagagaaaccctatagAAGCAGTGTTGAAGAAGCATTGTTTGTGAAGAGGTGTAAGTTCCATGTGTCAGAGGAGTCATCTGTCTTCATtcagagtgggaaggactttttGCTCAGCTCAGGATTACTGCAACAGGAGGCCACTCACACTGGGGAGAAGTCAAACAGCAAACCTGAGTGTGAGTCTCCCTTTCAGGGGGGAAATACTCATTACAGCTCTGGAGAATGCATGAAACATTCTGGCACCAAACACATACTTGTTCAACAGCAGAGACTTCTCCCTAGAGAAGAATGTTATTGCTGCGAATGTGGGAAATCCTTTATTAAATATGATAGCTTCAGTAATCATCAGAGAGGTCATACTGGGAAAAGACCTTATGAATGTGGAGAATGTGGGAAATCTTTTAGTCATAAGGGCAGCCTTGTTCAGCATCAACGAGTTCATACTGGAGAAAGACCTTATGAGTGTGGAGAATGTGGGAAATCTTTTAGTCAAAATGGCACCCTCATTAAACATCAAcgagttcacactggagaaagacctTATGAGTGTGAAGAATGTGGGAAATGTTTTACTCAAAAGGGCAATCTGATTCAACATCAACGAGGTCACACTAGTGAAAGACCTTATGAgtgtgaagaatgtggaaaatGTTTTAGTCAAAAGGGCACCCTCACTGAACATCATCGAGTTCACACTAGAGAAAGACCTTATGAGTGTGGAGAATGTGGGAAATCTTTTAGTCGAAAGGGACACCTTAGCAACCATCAGCGAGgtcacactggagaaagacctTATGAGTGTGGAGAATGTGGGAAATCTTTTAGTCGAAAGGGCAACCTCATTCAGCATCAGCGAAGCCACACTGGAGAAAGGCCTTACGAGTGTAGAGACTGTAGGAAATTATTTAGGGGCAAGTCCCACCTCATTGAACACCagagagttcacactggagaaaggccatatgaatgtaatgaatgtgggaaatcATTTCTAGACAGCTCTGGGTTTCGTGTTCATCagagagttcacactggagaaaaaccgTTTGagtgcagtgaatgtgggaaatcATTTCCTCAAAGCTGTTCCCTTCTTCGACATAGGAGAGTTCATACTGGAGAAAGGCCTTATGAGTGTGGAGAATGTGGAAAGTCATTTCATCAGAGCTCTTCCCTCCTTCGACATCAGAAAATTCACACTGCAGAAAGACCTTATGAGTGCAGAGAATGTGGGAAATTCTTCTCCAGTCTCCTTGAACACAGgagagttcacactggagaaaggccttatgaatgcagtgaatgtggaaaaaCATTTACTCGAAGATCTGCGCATTTTAAACATCAGAGACTTCATACTCGAGGAAAGCCTTATGagtgcagtgaatgtgggaaatcCTTTGCTGAAACGTTCAGTCTTACTGAACACAGgagagttcacactggagaaaggccttatgggtgcagtgaatgtggaaaatCATTTCATCGAAGCTCTTCTCTCCTTCGACATCAGAGAGTTCACACAGAAAAAAGTCCTTACAAGtga